From a single Sporosarcina oncorhynchi genomic region:
- a CDS encoding dihydrolipoamide acetyltransferase family protein: MAIQNIEMPKLGESVTEGTIEKWLVKPGDTVNKYDPLAEVNTDKVTAEIPSSFTGTIKEILVQEGETVEVGVVVCTIETEGGGEASADVAEQPAAAPVKEEPANEMPAAGSQKPASPVKKGAGASRYSPAVMRMAQENDIDLSLVEGSGKEGRITRKDLQSIIDSGNIPTAAPVQTAKESETQAQSATVVQPVAKPAAPAPIPTSAGDIEIPITGVRKAIATNMLRSKHEAPHAWTMIEVDVTNLVQYRDSLKKDFKQKEGFNLTYFAFFVKAVSQALKEFPMMNSMWAGDKIIQKKDINISIAVATEDALYVPVIKHADEKTIKGIGRDINELASKVRSGKLKSDEMQGGTFTVNNTGSFGSIQSMGIINYPQAAILQVESIVKRPVIMDGGMIAARDMVNLCLSLDHRVLDGLVAGNFLARVKEILENISADNTSIY, translated from the coding sequence TTGGCTATACAAAATATTGAAATGCCTAAGCTGGGTGAAAGTGTCACAGAAGGAACAATTGAGAAGTGGCTAGTAAAGCCTGGCGATACAGTTAATAAATACGATCCTTTGGCGGAAGTAAATACCGATAAGGTGACTGCTGAAATCCCGTCTTCGTTTACCGGAACAATCAAGGAGATCCTTGTTCAAGAAGGTGAAACAGTGGAGGTTGGCGTCGTCGTTTGTACGATTGAGACTGAAGGTGGCGGAGAAGCATCAGCAGATGTGGCAGAACAACCTGCTGCAGCTCCAGTAAAAGAGGAACCTGCTAACGAGATGCCAGCAGCCGGCTCTCAAAAACCAGCTTCACCAGTGAAAAAAGGTGCAGGAGCGTCTCGCTATTCTCCTGCCGTTATGAGAATGGCACAGGAAAATGACATCGACCTATCTCTCGTTGAAGGATCAGGAAAAGAAGGACGCATCACTCGAAAAGATCTGCAATCGATCATCGATAGTGGAAACATCCCGACTGCTGCACCTGTGCAAACTGCTAAGGAATCTGAAACTCAAGCACAATCTGCTACAGTTGTGCAACCAGTTGCGAAACCAGCTGCTCCTGCACCAATTCCAACTTCAGCCGGAGATATTGAAATCCCTATAACAGGCGTTCGAAAAGCGATTGCTACGAACATGTTGCGTTCAAAACATGAAGCTCCTCATGCCTGGACAATGATTGAAGTTGACGTTACGAACTTAGTACAATACCGTGACTCATTGAAAAAAGATTTCAAACAGAAGGAAGGTTTCAATCTCACGTATTTCGCATTCTTCGTGAAGGCGGTTTCCCAAGCATTGAAAGAATTCCCGATGATGAACTCCATGTGGGCTGGAGATAAGATAATTCAAAAGAAAGACATTAATATTTCCATTGCAGTTGCGACGGAAGATGCATTATATGTACCAGTCATCAAGCATGCTGATGAAAAAACAATTAAAGGCATCGGCCGCGATATCAATGAACTGGCTTCCAAAGTCCGTTCAGGTAAATTGAAATCGGATGAAATGCAAGGTGGTACGTTCACTGTAAACAACACCGGCTCATTCGGTTCCATCCAATCGATGGGGATTATAAATTATCCACAAGCGGCGATTCTGCAAGTCGAATCGATTGTGAAGCGTCCAGTCATCATGGATGGTGGAATGATTGCAGCGCGTGATATGGTGAACTTGTGCTTATCACTAGACCACCGTGTTTTGGACGGTCTTGTTGCTGGTAATTTCCTTGCTCGTGTCAAAGAAATACTTGAAAATATTAGTGCAGATAATACATCAATTTATTAA
- a CDS encoding methylmalonyl-CoA mutase family protein, with the protein MTIEKMKNTSFEKADFDQWKSLAVDSLKGKPFTKLTTNTLEGIDIHPLYYESCNHQNTSIIQQMKEERGWIIAQQTIADDATSFLELLKASIERGNESIVYDGTNPMNWNEDELKQLASLLTEYPSYMFNIDSGDSILRVFDLIRVESRDKVAGIVASNNWAVPEGYIKLRTRGADLWDIHHAGADAVTELAVSLATASKLATASNSFADFAAAFFVRFAIDTHFFMEIAKLRAFRILWKAFAKAYKIDDAPVIPLAAVTSIRSYSKLDPYVNLLRAGNETFAAVLGGADIITTHPHDILTGPSASSIRYSRNIQLVLREESHVGKVLDPAGGSYFIEKLTEELVRNTWTLFLEIENAGGIDGFLLDDHLLKLTAERNRELASGKKSLVGTNTYAELIEVELKDWNGIKKTERPAGMFESYRQKFATSQPETVILTFGQLKDFKPRADFVAGFLSTGGIHSKWSPAFTSANEAVAWLEKEKPDYAIVCANDETVQSVMQTLLNNRPAGIMLDVAGKFNDLLVAAWKEEGLTGTIYNGQDKIAKLQSIHELCKGGRHK; encoded by the coding sequence GTGACAATTGAGAAAATGAAAAATACGTCTTTCGAAAAAGCTGACTTCGACCAATGGAAAAGTCTCGCTGTCGACTCGCTGAAAGGCAAACCATTTACCAAACTGACAACGAATACTTTGGAAGGAATTGATATTCACCCGCTCTATTATGAGAGTTGTAATCACCAAAATACGTCAATCATCCAACAAATGAAAGAGGAGCGGGGATGGATCATCGCTCAACAAACCATAGCGGATGATGCAACCAGTTTCCTTGAACTGTTGAAAGCATCCATTGAAAGAGGCAATGAATCGATCGTCTATGACGGTACAAATCCAATGAATTGGAATGAAGACGAACTCAAACAATTAGCAAGTTTGTTAACTGAATATCCTTCATACATGTTCAATATCGATAGCGGAGATTCCATTTTACGGGTATTTGACCTCATCAGAGTAGAAAGTCGTGACAAAGTCGCCGGAATTGTCGCTTCCAACAATTGGGCAGTGCCTGAAGGGTACATAAAACTTCGAACACGTGGCGCTGATCTTTGGGACATTCACCATGCAGGTGCCGATGCTGTAACTGAACTGGCAGTCTCGCTGGCAACGGCATCTAAATTAGCAACCGCTTCCAATTCGTTTGCGGACTTTGCGGCTGCATTCTTCGTCAGATTTGCGATTGATACGCATTTCTTCATGGAAATCGCCAAACTTCGTGCATTTCGTATTTTGTGGAAGGCTTTCGCAAAAGCGTATAAAATCGACGATGCACCGGTTATTCCATTAGCTGCGGTTACGTCTATCCGTTCGTATTCTAAACTGGACCCTTACGTCAACTTGTTGCGGGCTGGAAATGAGACATTTGCTGCAGTACTGGGAGGAGCGGATATTATTACGACGCACCCACACGATATTTTAACGGGACCAAGTGCCAGTTCAATCCGCTACAGCAGAAATATTCAGCTCGTTCTAAGAGAAGAGTCACATGTTGGCAAAGTACTTGATCCTGCAGGTGGATCTTATTTCATCGAAAAACTGACTGAAGAACTTGTCCGCAATACGTGGACACTATTCCTTGAAATAGAAAATGCTGGTGGCATAGACGGTTTCTTGTTGGATGATCATCTGCTTAAGCTGACCGCCGAACGCAATAGAGAGCTAGCCAGCGGTAAGAAATCACTTGTCGGAACAAATACGTATGCAGAATTGATAGAGGTAGAATTGAAGGATTGGAACGGCATCAAAAAAACGGAGAGACCTGCTGGAATGTTTGAATCATACAGACAGAAGTTTGCCACATCGCAACCGGAAACCGTCATTTTGACATTCGGCCAATTGAAAGATTTCAAACCACGTGCTGATTTCGTAGCCGGTTTCTTGTCAACAGGGGGCATTCATTCGAAATGGAGTCCTGCCTTCACTTCCGCCAATGAGGCTGTTGCATGGCTTGAGAAGGAAAAGCCAGACTATGCGATTGTTTGTGCAAATGATGAGACTGTGCAATCGGTCATGCAAACACTTCTAAATAATCGACCTGCGGGAATAATGTTGGACGTGGCTGGAAAGTTTAACGATCTATTAGTTGCTGCTTGGAAAGAGGAAGGTCTGACTGGGACAATCTACAACGGACAAGATAAAATCGCTAAACTGCAAAGCATCCATGAGTTGTGCAAAGGAGGTCGTCACAAATGA
- the scpA gene encoding methylmalonyl-CoA mutase yields the protein MKKPDFNNIDLAELTSSMKKKTDESPFLTNEGINVKSTYSLEDIADISHLEDLPGIAPNTRGPYPTMYVARPWTVRQYAGFSTAEESNAFYRRNLAMGQKGLSVAFDLATHRGYDSDHPRVTGDVGKAGVAIDSVEDMKILFDGIPLDQMSVSMTMNGAVLPIMAFYIVAAEEQGVGPDMLAGTIQNDILKEYMVRNTYIFPPAMSMRIIADIFEYTSKKMPKFNSISISGYHMQEAGATADIELAYTLADGLEYVRTGLKAGIDIDSFAPRLSFFWAIGMNYFMEIAKMRAARKIWAQMMQTFSPKNPKSLALRTHSQTSGWSLTEQDPFNNVTRTLVEANAAAMGHTQSLHTNALDEAIALPTDFSARIARNTQLFLQEETYMTKTIDPWGGSYYVEKLTDELMEKAWELIEEIEELGGMAKAIETGLPKMKIEEAAAKRQAKIDSRAETIIGVNKYRLDKEEPIDILDIDNSLVRQKQIDRINTMKDNRDESAVLTALDALTEAASNGTGNLLELSVDAARARATIGEISDAIEKVSGRHKAIIRSVSGVYSSNFSNAEEIDEVKQMADEFMENEGRRPRILIAKMGQDGHDRGAKVIASSFADLGFDVDIGPLFQTPEETALQAAENDVHVVGVSSLAAGHKTLVPTLRNELAKIGRQDILIVVGGVIPAQDYEFLRENGATAIFGPGTVIPVAAQKVIEDIYRALGYEEVIE from the coding sequence ATGAAAAAGCCTGATTTCAACAATATAGATTTAGCTGAATTGACGTCATCAATGAAGAAAAAAACTGATGAATCTCCTTTTTTGACGAATGAAGGTATTAATGTTAAATCCACCTATTCACTAGAGGATATTGCAGATATTAGTCATCTAGAAGATTTGCCTGGCATAGCTCCGAATACTAGAGGACCTTATCCGACGATGTACGTTGCAAGACCGTGGACGGTGCGTCAATATGCAGGATTTTCCACTGCCGAAGAAAGTAATGCATTTTACAGACGCAACTTGGCGATGGGACAGAAAGGTCTATCTGTCGCTTTCGATTTGGCCACACATCGAGGATATGATTCCGACCATCCGCGCGTAACAGGAGATGTTGGTAAAGCGGGTGTAGCCATTGACTCTGTTGAAGATATGAAAATCCTTTTCGACGGGATTCCACTCGACCAGATGTCCGTATCGATGACGATGAACGGTGCTGTATTGCCTATCATGGCTTTTTATATCGTCGCGGCGGAAGAACAAGGTGTTGGGCCGGATATGCTTGCAGGAACTATCCAAAATGACATTTTAAAAGAATATATGGTGCGAAACACATATATCTTCCCTCCTGCAATGTCGATGCGGATTATCGCAGATATCTTTGAATATACGTCTAAAAAGATGCCGAAGTTCAACTCGATATCCATTTCTGGCTATCATATGCAGGAAGCGGGTGCGACTGCAGATATCGAACTCGCCTATACACTTGCGGATGGATTGGAATATGTTCGGACGGGATTGAAAGCGGGCATTGACATCGATTCATTTGCTCCGCGTCTGTCGTTTTTCTGGGCGATCGGTATGAATTACTTTATGGAAATCGCTAAAATGCGTGCTGCCCGTAAAATCTGGGCTCAAATGATGCAGACATTTTCCCCTAAAAATCCTAAATCACTTGCACTGCGTACCCATTCACAGACGTCAGGATGGAGTTTGACAGAACAAGATCCATTTAATAATGTGACACGTACGCTTGTAGAGGCGAATGCAGCCGCAATGGGTCACACGCAGTCACTCCATACGAACGCGCTAGATGAAGCGATCGCATTGCCAACAGACTTCTCTGCCAGAATCGCAAGGAACACCCAGCTGTTCCTTCAAGAAGAGACGTATATGACAAAGACTATCGATCCTTGGGGTGGTTCGTACTATGTTGAGAAATTGACAGATGAATTGATGGAGAAAGCTTGGGAATTGATTGAAGAAATCGAGGAACTCGGCGGCATGGCAAAAGCCATTGAAACCGGTTTACCGAAGATGAAAATCGAAGAAGCTGCAGCGAAACGTCAAGCTAAAATTGACTCGCGTGCAGAGACAATTATCGGAGTCAACAAATATCGGCTTGATAAAGAGGAGCCAATTGATATACTGGACATCGATAATTCACTCGTCAGACAAAAACAAATTGATCGGATAAATACGATGAAAGACAACCGAGATGAAAGTGCTGTGTTGACCGCACTTGATGCATTGACTGAAGCTGCTAGTAATGGAACAGGTAATCTTCTCGAACTTTCAGTGGATGCTGCTAGAGCAAGAGCGACAATTGGTGAAATTTCAGATGCAATTGAAAAAGTTTCTGGCAGACATAAAGCGATTATCCGCTCTGTTAGCGGAGTGTACAGTTCTAATTTCTCCAATGCGGAAGAAATTGATGAAGTGAAGCAGATGGCAGATGAATTCATGGAAAATGAAGGTCGGCGACCACGTATTCTCATTGCAAAAATGGGTCAGGACGGGCATGATCGTGGAGCAAAAGTTATTGCTTCCTCGTTTGCAGATCTTGGATTTGACGTGGACATTGGCCCATTATTCCAGACACCTGAAGAGACGGCCTTACAAGCTGCTGAGAACGACGTACACGTTGTAGGCGTCAGTTCCCTTGCTGCAGGGCATAAAACACTCGTGCCGACATTGCGGAATGAATTGGCGAAAATTGGTAGACAGGATATTTTAATCGTAGTCGGTGGCGTCATTCCTGCTCAAGATTATGAATTTTTACGAGAGAATGGTGCGACAGCGATCTTTGGCCCAGGAACCGTCATCCCTGTCGCAGCTCAGAAAGTGATTGAAGACATTTATCGCGCACTCGGTTACGAGGAAGTGATAGAGTGA
- the meaB gene encoding methylmalonyl Co-A mutase-associated GTPase MeaB — MGGIESRHDGIVSSGRKRFVKKSKAVAVDALYNEISAGSRLHLSKGITILESMQQTDKVAGQELLRKLLPKTGSSIRIGITGVPGAGKSTFIETFGLRLAEEGHKVAVLAIDPSSTVTGGSILGDKTRMERLARHPNAFIRPSPSSGTLGGVHKKTRETMLLCEAAGYDIILVETVGVGQSETVVRGMVDFFMLLVLTGAGDELQGMKKGIMELADSIIVHKADGDNLKLAKKTVREYRQLLHFLQPATPGWMSNSIPVSSLKNTGFDDVWSTITEFKEKMEVSGMWHQRRQSQTKDWFQSMIRDRLIDNFFAETGMKERVSGLEQRLLTGEMTVASAVDQILPSKKNDD, encoded by the coding sequence ATGGGCGGCATCGAGTCTAGGCATGACGGTATTGTTTCTTCGGGTCGCAAACGATTTGTTAAGAAAAGTAAAGCGGTAGCTGTTGATGCCCTATATAATGAAATTAGCGCAGGTTCCAGACTTCATCTATCAAAAGGGATTACAATACTTGAAAGCATGCAACAGACAGATAAGGTCGCCGGGCAGGAATTACTAAGAAAGTTGCTGCCGAAAACAGGGTCCAGCATCCGCATTGGGATTACCGGTGTGCCTGGAGCTGGGAAAAGTACTTTTATCGAAACATTTGGTTTGCGACTCGCAGAAGAAGGCCATAAAGTTGCTGTCCTAGCGATCGATCCGAGTTCAACGGTTACTGGAGGCAGCATTTTAGGTGACAAGACACGGATGGAAAGGTTAGCGAGGCACCCTAACGCTTTCATCAGGCCATCCCCCTCCTCAGGCACTCTTGGCGGAGTTCACAAAAAGACACGGGAAACAATGCTTCTTTGTGAGGCGGCGGGTTATGACATCATCCTTGTTGAGACGGTAGGAGTCGGTCAAAGTGAAACAGTTGTTAGAGGGATGGTTGATTTCTTTATGCTGCTCGTACTGACCGGTGCTGGTGATGAACTGCAAGGGATGAAAAAAGGAATAATGGAATTGGCAGATTCAATAATCGTTCATAAAGCTGACGGAGATAATCTGAAATTGGCAAAGAAGACGGTTAGGGAATATCGGCAATTATTGCATTTTCTGCAACCGGCAACGCCTGGGTGGATGTCTAATTCGATTCCTGTCTCATCTTTGAAAAACACGGGGTTCGATGATGTTTGGTCGACGATTACGGAATTTAAAGAAAAGATGGAAGTAAGCGGTATGTGGCATCAACGTCGCCAATCCCAAACGAAGGATTGGTTCCAATCCATGATACGAGATCGTCTCATTGATAATTTTTTCGCTGAAACAGGGATGAAAGAACGGGTAAGTGGCCTGGAACAGCGGCTATTGACTGGAGAAATGACAGTAGCTAGTGCAGTTGACCAAATACTTCCGTCAAAAAAGAACGATGATTGA
- a CDS encoding BrxA/BrxB family bacilliredoxin codes for MTMDFNFYMDDITKVARNEMEASGYQQLQTPEEVEEALKRPGTTLVMVNSVCGCAGGIARPAAAHAVHYDKRPDHLVTVFAGQDKEATAYARMIFGEDHLPSSPSFALMKDGKLVAEVGRYEIEGHDPMSVVTNLQSQFEEFCEEV; via the coding sequence ATGACTATGGATTTTAATTTTTATATGGATGATATAACGAAAGTGGCTAGAAACGAGATGGAGGCAAGCGGCTATCAACAACTTCAGACACCTGAAGAGGTGGAAGAGGCGTTGAAACGTCCGGGTACTACGCTCGTCATGGTCAACTCTGTATGTGGTTGTGCAGGTGGAATTGCACGTCCAGCAGCAGCGCACGCAGTGCATTATGATAAACGTCCTGATCATCTAGTGACGGTTTTTGCGGGACAAGATAAAGAAGCGACTGCCTATGCACGAATGATTTTTGGGGAAGACCATCTCCCATCTTCACCATCATTTGCACTCATGAAAGACGGAAAATTGGTAGCAGAAGTCGGTCGTTATGAGATTGAAGGTCATGATCCAATGTCCGTCGTAACGAACTTGCAAAGTCAATTTGAAGAATTCTGTGAAGAAGTTTAA
- the prli42 gene encoding stressosome-associated protein Prli42, translated as MSNKKVQKTVVYLMVAAMVVSSIMMGLGALLG; from the coding sequence ATGAGTAATAAGAAAGTACAAAAGACGGTAGTCTATCTTATGGTTGCAGCCATGGTTGTTTCAAGTATCATGATGGGGTTAGGCGCTCTTCTAGGATAA
- the mce gene encoding methylmalonyl-CoA epimerase, with amino-acid sequence MKKVDHIGIAVKKIESALSYYIETLGLTCIGIEEVESQKVKVAFLDAGNIKFELLEPMDETSPVAKFIEKRGEGIHHIAFGVTDIRSRMAELEEKGVLLLQDEPKNGAGGAEVAFLHPKSSYGVLYELCDKGE; translated from the coding sequence ATGAAAAAAGTCGATCATATCGGAATCGCTGTAAAAAAAATAGAGAGCGCTCTGTCATATTACATAGAAACACTTGGTTTAACATGCATAGGGATTGAAGAAGTGGAAAGTCAGAAAGTTAAAGTTGCATTTCTTGATGCTGGCAACATAAAGTTCGAACTGCTAGAACCGATGGACGAAACGAGTCCGGTTGCAAAATTCATCGAAAAACGTGGTGAAGGTATCCATCATATTGCTTTTGGAGTAACAGACATCCGTTCGAGGATGGCGGAATTGGAAGAAAAGGGCGTTCTCTTGTTGCAGGATGAACCCAAAAATGGTGCAGGCGGAGCGGAAGTGGCTTTCTTGCATCCAAAATCTTCTTACGGTGTATTGTACGAATTATGTGACAAAGGGGAGTAA
- a CDS encoding acyl-CoA carboxylase subunit beta, which yields MDIYDKINELYDKKREIELGGGDERIAKQHEKGKLTARERIELLVDKGSFVELNPFVVHRTRDFGMDKQVGPGDGVVTGYAKIEGRPIYLFSQDFTVFGGALGEMHAMKIANVMDLAAKNGAPFIGLNDSGGARIQEGVVSLDGYGEIFYRNAIYSGVIPQISVILGPCAGGAVYSPAITDFVFMTDETSQMFITGPKVIETVTGEKISSEDLGGSKVHNSISGNAHFRAKDEKTVLQDVRHLLSYLPQNNDEKAPIIETELEDDYRNDLADVVPFETIRPYDVRKVIEQVVDKESFLEVQAEFAKNAVVGFARMKGESVGLICNQPKVMAGGLDINSSDKIARFIRTCDSFNIPLITFEDVTGFFPGVKQEHGGIIRHGAKILYAYSEATVPKITVILRKAFGGAYVALNSKAIGADVVYAWPNAEIAVMGAEGAANIIFAKEIANSDNPETTRSEKIEEYRTKFANPYVAASHGMVDDVIDPRETRIKLLQALEMMRNKQETRPRKKHGNIPL from the coding sequence ATGGATATTTACGATAAAATCAACGAATTATACGATAAGAAGAGAGAAATCGAGCTAGGTGGGGGCGATGAAAGAATTGCTAAGCAGCATGAAAAAGGCAAATTAACAGCGCGTGAACGGATTGAACTTTTAGTTGATAAAGGGTCGTTCGTCGAGCTGAATCCATTTGTTGTCCACCGGACACGTGATTTCGGAATGGACAAGCAAGTTGGTCCTGGAGATGGAGTCGTAACTGGATATGCCAAAATAGAAGGACGTCCGATCTATTTGTTTTCCCAAGATTTTACCGTTTTTGGCGGCGCGCTTGGTGAAATGCATGCGATGAAAATCGCGAATGTTATGGATTTAGCTGCGAAAAATGGTGCGCCTTTCATAGGGTTGAATGATTCAGGTGGAGCACGTATCCAGGAAGGTGTCGTTTCTCTTGACGGGTATGGTGAGATATTTTATCGGAACGCTATCTATTCAGGCGTCATTCCGCAAATTTCAGTAATCCTAGGACCTTGTGCGGGGGGTGCCGTCTATTCTCCGGCCATTACTGATTTCGTGTTTATGACAGACGAAACGAGCCAAATGTTCATAACAGGACCAAAAGTGATCGAAACAGTTACAGGTGAAAAGATTTCGTCTGAAGATCTAGGAGGTTCGAAAGTACATAATTCAATAAGCGGTAACGCACATTTCCGCGCCAAAGATGAAAAAACGGTTCTTCAGGATGTGAGGCATTTACTCTCTTATTTGCCACAAAATAATGATGAGAAAGCCCCAATCATCGAAACGGAATTGGAAGACGACTACCGAAACGACCTTGCGGATGTCGTACCTTTCGAAACAATCAGACCTTACGATGTTCGAAAAGTCATTGAACAAGTTGTTGATAAAGAATCTTTTTTGGAAGTTCAGGCAGAATTCGCTAAAAATGCTGTTGTCGGTTTCGCTCGAATGAAAGGCGAATCAGTTGGTTTGATTTGCAACCAGCCTAAAGTAATGGCTGGCGGTCTAGATATTAACTCATCGGACAAGATTGCACGCTTTATCCGCACTTGTGATTCGTTCAATATTCCATTGATCACTTTTGAAGATGTCACTGGTTTCTTCCCAGGGGTTAAACAGGAACACGGAGGAATCATCCGTCATGGCGCTAAGATCTTATATGCATATTCTGAAGCGACTGTTCCGAAAATCACAGTCATTCTTCGTAAAGCTTTTGGAGGAGCCTATGTAGCATTGAACTCTAAAGCAATTGGTGCTGATGTTGTCTATGCGTGGCCAAATGCCGAAATTGCCGTTATGGGTGCTGAAGGCGCAGCGAATATCATTTTCGCAAAAGAAATCGCAAACAGTGATAATCCTGAAACGACGCGTTCTGAAAAAATCGAAGAATATCGCACGAAATTCGCAAATCCATACGTTGCAGCTTCACACGGAATGGTGGATGATGTCATTGATCCTCGAGAGACACGAATAAAGCTGCTTCAGGCACTTGAAATGATGCGCAATAAGCAAGAAACGAGACCACGAAAAAAACATGGGAATATTCCTTTGTAA
- a CDS encoding M20/M25/M40 family metallo-hydrolase gives MNAQRLVDEFFELVQIDSETKHEEGIVSILKEKMEKLGFDVIEDDTKEVTGHGAGNLIATLKGNVDAADPIYFTCHMDTVVPGKGIKPELKEDGYIYSDGTTILGADDKAGIAALFEMAKVLKEDNMDHGDIQFIITAGEESGLVGAKAMDASLLKAKYGYAVDSDGKVGGIVTAAPYQAKLWTTIHGKTAHAGVAPEKGVSAINIAAKSISAMTLGRIDSETTANIGRFEGGQATNIVCDEVKILAEARSINPDKLDKQTAHMIETYENTAKAMGGLAETELKLMYPGFSFAEDAEVVQTAMTAIRNIGRNPELMTSGGGSDGNVFNGHGVPTVTLSVGYEEIHTKNERMPVEELNKLTELLIEIVRVTASKGV, from the coding sequence ATGAATGCACAACGATTAGTCGATGAATTTTTTGAATTAGTACAGATTGATTCGGAAACAAAACATGAGGAAGGAATTGTTTCGATTTTAAAAGAAAAGATGGAGAAACTTGGCTTTGACGTTATCGAGGATGACACAAAAGAAGTGACAGGACATGGAGCTGGTAATCTAATTGCTACATTGAAAGGGAATGTAGATGCAGCAGATCCGATTTATTTCACTTGTCATATGGATACTGTCGTTCCCGGAAAGGGCATTAAGCCAGAGCTTAAGGAAGACGGTTATATCTATTCTGACGGAACAACAATTCTTGGAGCGGATGACAAAGCCGGTATTGCAGCTTTATTCGAAATGGCAAAAGTATTAAAAGAAGACAATATGGATCATGGTGATATTCAATTCATCATAACTGCCGGAGAAGAAAGTGGATTGGTCGGGGCAAAGGCTATGGATGCTTCACTATTGAAAGCGAAGTACGGATATGCGGTAGATAGCGACGGCAAAGTCGGCGGTATTGTGACAGCGGCTCCCTATCAGGCAAAACTTTGGACGACAATCCATGGAAAGACGGCACATGCGGGCGTAGCACCTGAGAAAGGTGTTTCCGCCATCAATATTGCAGCTAAATCTATTTCTGCCATGACACTTGGAAGAATTGATTCGGAAACGACTGCTAATATTGGTCGTTTTGAAGGTGGACAAGCGACGAACATAGTTTGTGATGAAGTGAAAATTTTAGCGGAAGCCCGTTCCATTAATCCTGACAAATTGGATAAACAGACTGCCCATATGATAGAAACGTATGAGAATACGGCAAAGGCAATGGGTGGATTAGCTGAAACTGAGCTAAAATTGATGTATCCAGGATTTAGCTTTGCCGAAGATGCAGAAGTCGTACAAACTGCGATGACAGCGATCCGTAATATTGGTAGAAATCCTGAATTGATGACGAGTGGCGGGGGAAGTGACGGAAATGTTTTCAATGGACACGGAGTTCCTACCGTTACGCTCTCTGTAGGCTATGAAGAAATTCATACAAAAAATGAACGTATGCCAGTAGAAGAGTTGAATAAGCTGACTGAACTGTTGATAGAAATTGTTCGGGTTACAGCATCGAAAGGGGTTTGA
- a CDS encoding chemotaxis protein CheW, with protein MADLKAVIVQCGQEDYALPVESVITIEKLERVNPIPHLPDYMLGLMKNRGELVPILDFQRILYGNSAVNDENARVVILQTENLHIGLLVLHAKEIIDIPENKLTSSGLMAYSRTPYFTTVANLEDRMITVVDPEILSKTLSGMDEIGEYVASQRLQEM; from the coding sequence ATGGCTGATTTAAAAGCGGTTATTGTCCAATGTGGACAGGAGGACTATGCGTTACCGGTCGAATCAGTAATTACAATTGAAAAACTGGAACGTGTCAACCCAATTCCACATCTACCGGACTATATGCTCGGTTTAATGAAAAATAGAGGAGAATTAGTTCCAATCCTCGATTTCCAACGGATTCTATATGGAAATTCTGCAGTAAACGATGAAAATGCACGTGTAGTCATTTTGCAGACTGAAAATCTGCATATTGGATTACTCGTCCTGCATGCAAAAGAAATCATCGATATACCCGAGAACAAACTGACATCGAGTGGCTTGATGGCTTATTCAAGAACGCCTTACTTTACGACAGTTGCTAATCTCGAAGATCGAATGATTACTGTCGTCGACCCAGAAATATTATCTAAAACGCTATCTGGTATGGATGAAATCGGTGAATATGTCGCATCACAACGATTACAGGAAATGTGA